The sequence GGGAGCGGGGAGTGCCTGCTGACGCTGAGTGGGCACGCGGGCGGTGTGACTGCGTGCGGGTGGAGTCCGGACGGGAAGCGAGTGGTGTCCGGGGCGTCTGACCGCACGGTGAAGGTGTGGGACGCGGGGAGCGGGGAGTGCCTACTGACGCTGAGCGGGCACGCGGGCGGTGTGACTGCGTGCGGGTGGAGTCCGGACGGGAAGCGAGTGGTGTCCGGGGCGGATGACAGCACGGTGAAGGTGTGGGACGCAGGGAGCGGGGAGTGCCTGCTGACGCTGAGCGGGCACGCGGGCTTTGTGAATGCGTGCGGGTGGAGTCCGGACGGGAAGCGAGTGGTGTCCGGGGCGGATGACAGCACGGTGAAGGTGTGGGACGCGGGGAGCGGGGAGTGCCTGCTGACGCTGAGCGGGCACGCGGGCTTTGTGAATGCGTGCGGGTGGAGTCCGGACGGGAAGCGAGTGGTGTCCGGGGCGTCTGACCGCACGGTGAAGGTGTGGGACGCGGGGAGCGGACAGTGCCTCTGGTCGGCTCACCAGCTCCCAGAAGGACAGATCGCCACGGTAGACGGCGCTCACGAGCGAATCCTCCATGCATCCGCAGAGGCGTGGCGGTGGCTCGGCTGGCGGTGGATGGATCCTGCCACCGGCCGTCTTCGCATTCTCCCAGCGGAGATGTTTGGCCCCCTTCCCGCGTGATGCCAACGGTCCCACGCCAGTGAAATCACACACAGTGGAAGCCAGCACCCAGCTGACCGCATCCTACTCCTCAGGTAAGATGCGGCAGTGGGAGGCCGTCGCCCTCCACCTCCGCGAGGCGACCATGCCGGACGAGTCTTCACTCACGCCGCATCCCGCCTTCCTGCCTCCCGGCACGGTGGTGGGGCCTTGGCGCGTGGTGGCCTGGGCTGGCAGTGGCGTTCACGGGGCCGTGTACCGCGTGGTTCCCATGGACAACCCTCAGGCTCCCCCGGTGGCGCTCAAGCTGGCCCTGATGCCGAGAGATCCTCGCTTCGTGCGCGAGGCCCAGTTGCTTTCGCGCATCCGCCACCCGAGTGTTCCGCAGTTGGTGGGTTCCGGGCTCTGGCTGCATCCCAGTGGGCTTGTCTTCCCCTACCTGGCCATCGAATGGATCGACGGAATACCGCTCTACGACTGGACCCGGCGGAACCGTCCCTCTCAAGCGCAAGTGCTCCAATGGGTGGTGCAGCTCGCGGGAGCCCTCGCTGCTCTCCACGCACAGGGATGCGTCCACCGGGACGTGAAGGGCGCCAATGTGCTGGTGCGGCGCTCGGATGGCCGGGCCATGCTCACCGACTTCGGCACGGGCCGTTACCCGGAGGCCACCACGCTGACGCCGCCCCAGGTGCAGCCCGGCACTCCGGCCTACCGTGCCCCCGAGGCGGGACTCTTCGAACTGCAGTTCTTCTGGGACACCTCGGCTCGTTATCCGGCGGGGCCCGCGGATGATCTCTACGCGCTTGGCGTCACGGCCTGCCGGCTCGTCACCGGCGAATACCCGGAGTTCGCCCATCCGATTCAGGATGCCCAGGGCCAGTGGCACCTCGAGAAGGTGCTCCTTCCCGCCGCGCTCCAGCAGCTAAAGCCGCCCCTGAGAGAGCCCATCCTGCGCCTGCTATCGCTGCGCCCCGAGGATCGCGGCACTGCGGCCGAGCTTGCCCAGGCGTTGGAGTCCGTGAGCGAGCCCTCCTCGGAGAATCCTCCACAGCTCCCGGCTCAGACACCGTCCACGGTTCGTGCGCCCGCGCCAGCCGCGAGGCGTTCCTCCTCCTCGCGTGGACAGGTCGAAGCGGGGCTCTTGGTGGCTGT comes from Hyalangium minutum and encodes:
- a CDS encoding serine/threonine protein kinase produces the protein MPDESSLTPHPAFLPPGTVVGPWRVVAWAGSGVHGAVYRVVPMDNPQAPPVALKLALMPRDPRFVREAQLLSRIRHPSVPQLVGSGLWLHPSGLVFPYLAIEWIDGIPLYDWTRRNRPSQAQVLQWVVQLAGALAALHAQGCVHRDVKGANVLVRRSDGRAMLTDFGTGRYPEATTLTPPQVQPGTPAYRAPEAGLFELQFFWDTSARYPAGPADDLYALGVTACRLVTGEYPEFAHPIQDAQGQWHLEKVLLPAALQQLKPPLREPILRLLSLRPEDRGTAAELAQALESVSEPSSENPPQLPAQTPSTVRAPAPAARRSSSSRGQVEAGLLVAVVMLGLTAGSWWLAPSQVRGKPDLARAEASGPSQKEGDSAALGETVAAMVQEKPPSVLTPEAVADDPLPEPQEGQAVPDAKGRCQHKRQVALNGGCWVPQTQDGEGCESLTGQLYKGTCYIPVLPRERPRRPPTSGPTRKAPRR
- a CDS encoding WD40 repeat domain-containing protein, with the protein product GSGECLLTLSGHAGGVTACGWSPDGKRVVSGASDRTVKVWDAGSGECLLTLSGHAGGVTACGWSPDGKRVVSGADDSTVKVWDAGSGECLLTLSGHAGFVNACGWSPDGKRVVSGADDSTVKVWDAGSGECLLTLSGHAGFVNACGWSPDGKRVVSGASDRTVKVWDAGSGQCLWSAHQLPEGQIATVDGAHERILHASAEAWRWLGWRWMDPATGRLRILPAEMFGPLPA